aatgcctactttaataCATCCAATCAGTTTGCAGtcgaaaaaaaacaagccacgtccatcgttttctcatttaatattctgtttttctagGAACTACATCAAAAAAAAAGGTTGCAGCTTCTGTTTCATGTGGACTTTTTAAAATGCAAGAAAGTAATAGTTTAGAAagttatatataagtatataaatatatatataagtatataaatatatatataagtatataaatatatatatatatatataaatatatatatatatatatatatatatatatatatatataaatatatatatatatatatatatatatatatatatatatatatatatatatatatatatatatatatataaataattaattgaattgaGAAATGATACAATATCGTGACTTTTATATAaggatatgagatttttgtcagaTCGCCCAGCCCTTTCATGTAATGCATTGACTAAAGACTGATTTacacttctgtgtcgagtgatcggcatgacccatggcgcctgccttgcgcataGTGGTGCGTTtttacttctgcatgctgtttgtgttctacaataacacttccaaaatgctagatggcagtaggttatgttcctctgtgttgggtttcttcgtgggtgttttgttttttctaaatgctAAAACTCGcccattcagaggcaggaaccggcggacatgcaacaactttaatcataaggtaaacacaaaacaaaagtttccatctggggCTCCTTTgcgggacttgacacttgtaaacaattgcTCCATCTTGCTCGTGGCTATTagcaccgcccacacttgtcaccgCTATTAAACCGACCAATCATAGAGCTCGCCCGATGCGTCGTTGCACTgtgtagttactttttttttctttctgaaagaggtgcgcgtcagcgaggTGCATGCGACCGCacgaaggctgcaccggaccatgCGCGTACGCTTggcgcagaaatataaatcagccttttctAGTCTTGCCAAACATATGAATCCAGCTACAACAAAAATTAGCAACATCCAAAATGTGAAGAAACAGTTGGACAGCTCACATTGCGAAAACgtgtaaaaaaaagaacaaaccaACTTACCAAGATCAGCTGCAGAAGAAAGCGATTCGGCCTTTATCGCAAGCATGGCTGAAGCTGAATTTAAAGCTTCAGACAGTTGATTGGCTGGTAAGTTTTCCAGCTCATTGTCCATAAGGTCGTCATCATCGGTTTTAATGTTCAGTTGGATGCTGCTTTTAGTTGGTTCGATCTTTTGGTCCTTTAACTCCTTTTTAAGTTTTTTGATTTTGTTAACGATTTGCTCGGTTGTACGGGTAAATCCAGCATTTACCATCTCCTGGCATATGTCTTCATATACTCTCTTCCGTCTTTTCGATTTTTCTAATCTCTCCTGGAATTCGGTGGAAGACCATATGGTGAGCAGCGTGTTGGTTTCTTTTGAAGTCCATTGTTGTACAGATTTGTGCTCATGTACTTTGCTACctacaaaaaaaatatacatatttagtgAAACATTTTTAACTAACTTTATAGGTTTTCTCAGGACTGTATTGTGATATGGAAAAATTGATATAAATAATGACATGTTATTTGACAAGCACCGATTAGATGACATTTGACATAGCATCTCTTctgttgggagaaaaaaaaaaatgttttttttttcttaagcgAGTCaagtgatatatttaaaaaataaattaattaaaaaaataaaaaaaaactttacaaatttgacaaatattgcattaaaaaagttTGCACTTAAGTAAGTTCCACTTCAAAAGAGACCCATTTCGATAATGCAAcggtttaaaataaatttaacaatCATTTGGATTGTGGGCATTAAGTAAATATTCATGAGCAGTCTAGTATGACCTATTCAACACCTTGTGTAAACAACTTGTTCATAGtatttatacaattttgttgttgttgttgttattattattatataacgcTATACAATGATTATATTGCTTTAAGTACATTGTATATaactgtgcagccctagtaccCAATGTAAACACATTGTGCAACATAACATTGTATGCAAATAAACAAGCATGTCACAATGAGAAAGTTATCCCTCATTACACATCTGGATCCATTCGTACATGACACTTATTGCTTCACAAATATAAAAGTGattgtttaaaaaagtaaaattttaatatttagatgtGGACTTTTTTAAAGTGATCATGAGTTACATGTCCAAGTAAATTAAACTCATATCAAATAATGCTACTTCACAGTTATTTAAAATCACATACAAGAATGCAtgtatagatatttttaaaaacaatttatttatttaaaatgtgtaaatgcagtaacaaaatggtttttaaaaaaatttagcaTGCACATCTTtaaggtaaatttggttttatactCTCACATTTGCTCAGTGACATGCactctatattgtttaccttggaactttgaatattctgtctgaaatctcatgcaagtatgacttgaaagtaacattaacactatttatttgactgtggaCAATGTTGTACGttgaattgaggtaaagttggttttatattcacacactcgTACTTTCAGCTTAATAATATACTTTCAGAAAAGTCTTCTTCGCAAGTATTCTATCAGTTTTCACTTATCAAATTTATAAATACAGTGACAAAATGGTTAACTTGATAGCGTTCACATCTTTTACTTTTTATCATTCAGATAAGTTGCTGATTAGTTACTATGGTTTTAGCTGGACAATATTGAGGTACACCTGTTATACATAACAATGAAATGCAAAAATCTTACACAAATTGTGTAGGCATTACCAGAGTTAAAAGAaactgattgaggtaaagttgggtttatattcacatattcagaTATTCTCaattatatttcacaaaaatattctttgcaaattctaaatagtaaatTCATATTAGTAGCCAATGgctatcaaaatacaacattgttcacagtcagatAAATagaagtatgacttgaaaacaacattagcactatgtAATTTCAAACCGAATATTcgaagtaccatggtaaacgagTAGATATAGTGACAAAATGGTTAACATGATAGCGTTCGtctcttttactttattttctcgTTCAGAGAAGTTGCTGATTAGTTTACTATGGGTTTTAGTCGGACAATATTGAGGTCCACCTGTTATTTAAAACGATAAAATGTTAAGATCATAAACAAATTGTGTATGCGTTAAGAGGGCGAAAACAGCGGGAACTCACTTATTTCATCCCCAGATGACACGGGCGATTCAGGGTTGGTTTCCACAGTGGCCGTCGCCGAATTCAAGGCCCTGGTGAAATGACTGGATGGTCGGTCTCCCAGAATCGACTCCATAACTCCATGGTCGAATGTTCTCTTGTTCTGTCCTCCACGGCCGCGTTTGCTTGGTTTCATCTTCAGATCCCTATATTCCTTCCGAAGCTTTTTCAGCTTGTTTACGATTTGCTCGGACGAGCGATTGAAGCCGCCGTTCATCATTTCTTGGCTTATCTCGTCGTACACTATTTGCTTCTTCTTCGACCTCTCCAGCTTCTCTTGGATCTCTGAGGAGGACCATATCGCGAGTAGCACGCTGATTTCCTCTGAAGACCACAGCGTGTGTTTACCCTCGGACATTTTGTGGGATGTTCAGTTAAAGGCACGGTCACTGCAGACAGCAGCGTGGTTGCTACAGATAGAAAGGCTGTTGTTTTGAAATCGTTTCCTGGTGACGTCATATTCACACGCCTGTGGATTTGGGTTCCTGACTCGAGGTGAGTGCACCTTTTAGGGCCTGTGTGTGGTCAAATATGCTCTAAAACAcactaaatattatataaatagagGTGTGTGTGGTGTTTCATTAGTCAAGGGTCATCTTGCATTTTGTTACAGTTCTACGTCAGTAGGCGGCGACAAGTGAGTTAGCCTGTTCATTAAGTCATTAACAACATCAGTGCTAGAATAAAATTGCACCACAGATTACATACTTCCCtacaaaactgtgaaaatgtgtTAAACTTCTGCAGGCATAACGTTACTGAATGTTCAGTGGACTACCACGAGGCCATTGGAGATgatttatgaatgggagtaaagcagACTGAAGTTGGTAGGTTACTTACACTTTTCTAATTATGCGATATGAAGGAATTTatcgaggtaaagttggtttgatatttacacattcaaactttctccttaataatttaatttcagaaaagtattctttgcaaattctaaatggtgaaatcatattagaaacaaatgactatcaaaacaacattgtttacagtcaattaaatagtgctaatgttgttttcaagtcatacttgcgtGTGATTTCAGATCGATTATTCAAAgtaccatagtaaacaatatagggtgCATGTTACAAGTTGTCACttaacgaatgtgtgaatataaaaccaactttacctcattaaGGAATTTCTCATTTACTTTACTGCATGCTCCAATTGGTGGGTGGAGCTAAGCAAGCAGTGATGTAAAAGTTGGCATTGTATTATTTGGTGGAGGCAGAGTTTATCCAAACTGTTACTGAATAAAGTGCCACATTCCACAGCCTGTTTTCGCAGATTGGCTTCAAGAAAAATGTAGACAAATGCAATTGAAAACAGGATGTTTTTATAGCGCAAGCTTTTTATGTAAAATGCTAATTTTGATTGAATGACCCCTTAAAAACCTctgttcaaaaatatatatttttgtgattCAGCCAGTGtgacagcttttatttttttaccattgttTATTTGCAGTTTGTCTGTTACAGTGTTCCTTATTTATGAAACCCAGTTTTGATTCCTCATGTCATGACCCCTTTACcagtgctatttatttatttatttatttatttattataattttttttacgtaAACAGCCATGAGACGTTTTTATTCACAACTGATCAAGCTGTGTTTTGTTCTCCGGTGCTCAATGCCTCCCTGTTAGTGTAGAGAGTAGCCATTTGCAGTCGGAAACTGAAAAATACTTTCAAGTCTAGCAAACTAtgtaagtaaaacaaatattaaacatttgcTTTATTCACTAGCATACTGTTTTTATGATGTATTTAACAATATGATAAAGACTGTAAACAGTAGTCTGTCTTTGTTCCAGCATTGGAAACCATTGCAATTACATGGAAATTTACAATGATATAATTAGTTATACCGTTAGTTGTACGCTTCGAAATTCTTCACTCCATAGTGGCCTGTTTCGAGCACTTCGGTTTGGAATGACACTGCAACATATAGGGACTATCCGCTTGGAATGCAATGGGTGTGGGTTTGGAGTGtattcgtttatttttttttaatttcctgtggCATTCACATGCTCTGAAGTGGCCAAGACTGCAAGTTTAGGTGTTTAGCAGCATTTCTCAATCCTGGTCCTCGCGCCCACTGCTCTGCACCTTTTTGTAGACTTAAGAATCTCCTCTATTTGAACAGGGCCAAAGTAGTAATCAGCTGGTCATGTGACCCTTATGGGACGTTCcagttcattatttaaaatatatatttatattggtggcgacgcagtggcgcatttagtagtgctgttgcctcacagcaagaaggttgctggttcgagcctcggctgggtcagttggcatttctgtgtggagtttgcatgttctccctgcattcgcgtgggtttcctctgggtgcttttccccacaagtccaaagacatgtacaggtgaattgggtaagctaaaattgtctgtagtgtatgtgtatgagtgttttccagggatgggttgcagatggaaggacattcgctgcgtaaaacatatgctgtataagttggtggttcattctgctgtggtaaccaagggactgagccgaaaagaaaatgaatgaatttataggGGTACTAATAACTCTTATCTAATGTGTgcataacatttatattattcaatCTACTTTTAGTTACTAAAACAATACaccatttaattataatttttttttggacCAGTTGTTTTAACTCTTTCTTTCCAGCTAAAATGTGTTTAGCTCCAAACCTTATAAAAAAGCAACTGAACCAGTTACCCAGATAGTGGGCCACTtcaggcagttatgcggcactggtggtcttCTTTCATCCCAGACATAATGAACGTGAGCCGGAAGTGGCTCACCTGTATATTGGCAAAAGGGTGCCAAAGATTACAATTCATATATGGGtaatttaaggcaaagatttggcacttatggcagaATATAATCTGGATGTAAACCTAatgtggaaaatggtaaatttggcccaaatgacagaggacaaatgtgggccacagttggcaaaaatatagcatagtcatttaagggtattCTGGGTCTAAACcaaaagtggctcacatgtgtaggtgcaaatgtggcccagttattataaaacatatgtgggccacttttggcaaatatttggcacagtaagctttggctaatgtggctgtgagcctaaattGGCCCAGATGTGAAATGACAAATGGGGCCAAAtcatcttaagacatatgtgggccacttttggcaaatattcaacACCGTAAGCTAGGGTAATGTGgttgtgagcctaaagtggcctagagaaaatattgcaaatgtggcccagttatcttaaaacatgtgggccacttttggcaataTTCATCTAAGTAAACTCTGGTTATGTGGgtcggatgtaagtgtctggtgtgtgcTGGATCTGGGccaaaataaaagtaattgtggCCCAGTGTTGGGTTCTGGTGGCCCAGAAcagttctggttcatttagttgaattctggctgatatgttgTATTGCTAttgcttaattgtggcccagatctggcaaacaggagtatACTGCCCTAGTGCCATCATTCCATatggtatgtgggccggatgtaaaTGTTTGGTGTGggctggatttgagccacatgaattttgctatctAGGTAATCAATAATCAATTAGTTTGATAAGGGTACAAGCTGAACAATGCAGGAAAGTGGACCTCAAGTTAAAAAGTCCTGGCTAAAATCTTTAATTGTTAGCTCAGAGGATAAAAATATGTACCTAGTTTTCCAGAAGGACTCACTTTCAGTTTTTTAAAAGctgacaaattaaaatattttgtactatTTCAGTGGAACCACTAGGAAACCAAAATTGTTGACACACAAGCACTGGCCATAAGGTGGCAGTATATACTTGCATATATCTGAAACCCTTGAAGCCATGTAACAAAGATAAATGCTACTCTATTACTTGTAACCCAGAAGTTAATATTTCAGCTAGTTGGGTATGACAGTGAGATTCTTGAAGGTCTTTTAAATCTGAGACATGACGTGTATTTATAGCACAGCAGCTTTCATTCATTTCACACAGAGCACAAACCTCATGGGAGCAGACAACACTGGGAGTAACTCATCCGTCGTTTCAAGAGAGGATGCGGTTATAACAACACCGTATAgagcattttgagggatgtaaataataacaatagcccttatgtatttcctgttttatatttttaatgttcatAGCTTCTGAAAATCCAAAAGCATATGTGAAAGCATGTGTTACTTACACATACTTATTCCGAAtaaatgtgaaagacacttgtcagattttattttggacAACAGGCATAAGGTTTAGCTATGTGATCATCATTTTTCTGCGctgactggactgtttacacagtgcaaaagcgCATGTAGGGATTGTGATGTCGAGCCAACCTGCAAATCTCAGCACATCATGTTAGCAGACCAATCAGaccctcttgagggcgggcctttcggaggaactaggaaatatgacgttttcatgttagctgagtagctgtatataatcaaagtaagatgtatgaaaaaatgacatgattttctacaaatgaagcatgagcacacattgctttgcatcttataaacacaaccaagccttaaaaatacactgtggaccacccctttaaaaacaaataagcaaaccCAGATCAGACAGACATTTCTCAAAagagaaatgtaatttattattattattattatttaagtcatttaaatatttcattcatattgTATAATTCTTCAAAAGAGGGCATGGGCCTCTTAGCCCACCCCAAAACAGCAGCCAATGGGGCAATAAGCAAATCCTATAGTATACTATAgaattattacattacaaaaaatgcaaaaacttgGTTACAGATTTGCTAACTAGTTAGTAGAGAATTAACAAATTTAAGGGAAGTTtcataaacaagtttcgagaggaacacgtgatatgatcaacttcagctgatcctcatcactaatcattagctagcctatcggagcactccaaaactactatatatattctagctaaacttcattccctatctctgttttcggaacccccccccctcccaaccCCCCCTATCCTTACATTATCCCTCCTCCtctttgatcgggcaacacggtggctcagtgattagcactgttgcctcgcagcaagagggccacaggttcaaggccCATTTGAACCAGTTGACATTCCCtgcgcggagtttacatgttctccccgtgtttgcgtgggttttctccgggtcctccggtttcctcccacagttcaaaaaacatgtacataagtgaatcagaAAACAGTCACAAGCACCCAGCGTATACATGCCTAACCAACCAGCCAGAAGCGGGGGGGacattcgagaaacacctgatctcgtgtccctcctaatgctcattaaccaggcgggagccttgggctcatctatctccgagctcagggttctctcccgggacagcatgccaaacctgctattatagttgagcattatctaagtgcgaactcttgaaaactaagtttaattaatgcattaattcaCCAAAGCATTTATGTACAATTAATCAACAACCTCAGAGCTGTCTTTAAATGTTTATCAGTAGATGTTAACATCAAAtgtcttaaacatcatttgggaaatgtttaaaaaaaattattaattaatttattttacttcttttcttttattttttgaaagagtgGGAAGGAGTAATGTGGATATAAATAAAGTGAGATGCTTGACCCTGGACTCTGTCATGCAGCTCAAATATATCAGAGTTTGCCATCTGTGCTTCTGTCTCCCTCTTGCTCTTGGCTAATCATCTACACGAGGCAGACAAACGGAACAAAAGTCAGCAAGGGCCGGATGTTCGCTCATATCTTTCCTATAGACTGTCATTCACCCTGTGCCAGTGTACGCCTACGTCCTGGGTGAGCAAATGGCATCCTTCCACTGCCAAGGCCAATGATGTGTCATCTAAAGGTCCATATTAAACACATTTGACAATACCAGATGCGGTTGACAACATCAGATCCTACAGTGATGCCCTTTAACAAAGAATTAAATTCTAGAAATTAAAGCAGAATATTGCTGATTGGATTATTACAATAATGAAATTAGCAAGATGGcggcatgaaggttgctggttcgagtcccggctgatccagttggcatttctgtgtggagtttgcctgttctccccatgttggcgtaggtttcctctgggtgctccagtttcccccactgtccaaagacctGCAGTAAAagggaattgaagaaactaaattggccgtagtgtgtgtgtgtgggtgggtgggtgtttccagtactgggttgcagctggaagagcatccgttgcgtaaaacatatgctggaatagttggtggttcattcggctgtggccaCCTCTGAAAACGAGACTAAGCCGAAttaagatgaatgaatgagtgaatgaagtcAGCAAGGCATTGAGTTATAAGCATTAAATAAATAGTGTTGGTAAATGAAAACAAAGATGTGCATCAGTAAAAAGTTCAATGGTAAACTACTCTGctatataatgaaaataaatatgcactttttttttaaagaaattactaTTTTTGTTCAGCAAGGACACATGAAATggtaaagaatatatatatatatatatatatatatatatatatatatatatatatatatatatatatatatatatatatatatatatatctatatatctatatatatatatatatatatatatatatatatatatatatatctatatatatatatatatatatatatatatatatatatatatatagatatatatatagatatatatatatatatagatatatagatgagCAACATCACACGAGTTgcagtgccatatggctgtatatcagcactggtggtgggaggcatgcattgCCTTAGTCTCCCACCACTGCTGATATACAgctatattgcactgctacgtGTGTGAGATTTATGTTTATACAACAGTCCATCGCCACAAtggtgtatataaaaagaaaatcaaacacggaaagtctaaaaaccctttttatataaggaactactttcttctgccatttcATCTGAGCCATTCTAATTCACCATTCCAATTCACAAACGTCATTTTAAAGATAGTATTTGAGTAATGCTCTAGCGTAATATATAAAGTAATGACAAAATCAATGATTTCGCTCAATATTCAATATTATAAagttgaacggcatgaaatgccatcagtctagagacatttcccagcatttctctgttgcaatcgggatatcacaattttgaaaaaagccaaagcaaagcaaacactactagaAACACTACCaaactatggtataaatacagcactacaatatttaaaagagagagatagacttctaaagtcacttacctgtttaataatgatttgatcagctgtagttacgctgagtttttctcttctaagggctctgtcaccatcttgtggatggacaacgtcaaccgtctttgctctgttcaGTATGACATGCTGATGCGTtgaatcaatatttaaaataggcactgtctttataaataaactgcatagttgtaatctaaactactttctcgcctaaaaaaaagtctcaaaagtacattatgttgtccaacagctgcaatatttgtcaaactgtaatgagtttattgatctgctgtcactatgggcggagtaatacagaagggtgaagaaaCTGAACAAGtgcttttattaaaatttgtaaaaattgttttattactcATGTTAACAGCAGCCTATAGGTAAGTGAGCATATGATAGTTCTTTCATTAAAAGCTttaatttataatgtaattaataacatt
Above is a window of Danio aesculapii chromosome 6, fDanAes4.1, whole genome shotgun sequence DNA encoding:
- the si:dkey-261j15.2 gene encoding uncharacterized protein si:dkey-261j15.2 encodes the protein MSEGKHTLWSSEEISVLLAIWSSSEIQEKLERSKKKQIVYDEISQEMMNGGFNRSSEQIVNKLKKLRKEYRDLKMKPSKRGRGGQNKRTFDHGVMESILGDRPSSHFTRALNSATATVETNPESPVSSGDEISSKVHEHKSVQQWTSKETNTLLTIWSSTEFQERLEKSKRRKRVYEDICQEMVNAGFTRTTEQIVNKIKKLKKELKDQKIEPTKSSIQLNIKTDDDDLMDNELENLPANQLSEALNSASAMLAIKAESLSSAADLDDEVLNQPEPSLSSSQTQIKKSLGSGRIRKNDSNQELLDYLQTADERFMAHAKELNTAILNKMDEATNSMLGLLGRMVTLMEAQQENKP